AGCGTTTGATCGGTCGACGGCGTCTCAATGATCGCAAGGCGCGAAATGGCCATTGGCCAAATCCTGACTTGACGGCGCGACGACCTGATTTTTTCAATTAATGGAATTATTCACCACTCCAATAATTGACGACCTTGACCATGGATGTCGTCAGTCAGGCAAAGTTGCCATTTCCACAGTCACTTAAGCAATCTCTTTCAATAGCTTGCTTAAGTCCTTGCGCGCCTCTCCACGCATTGGGGCGTGGTAGCAGGTGACGGTGATAAAAGATCGCGATCGCGCAACTTGATGCCACGTGCCCCCCGACCGACTCTTGCAAAAGATCGGTTATCGCTCGTCGCGCGTGCATTGCCCGCCACGCCCGCTAAGCGCGAGTTGGACGAAGACGCGTAAGCAAGCAGATCGCAAGAAGAGGGTTCGTGCACGCGTGCGAATCGCGTCCCTCATTGGCGCGCATCTTACCGGCATATCTGGCGAGATTGCGAGACTGTCGTGGAAGAATGCTTTTTTAAGCAAGTCGCCTACGTTTCTGTCCCATACTCGCGACGCGAAGATCGATCTGCTCGGATCAGAGGCAGCGGTTTTGATTTCAAGGTTTCGTTCCACTGCATTACTTGTCAGGCACCATTTCGTTTGCCATCACGACGCAGGCTTTGATACACTGTCGGCTTATGGACACGTTGACGTCGACTCAGCGAAGCGAACTAATGTCGCTCGTTCGGTCCAAGGACACGAAACCCGAAATAGCAGTTCGCCGCTTGGTTCATTCGATGGGCTACCGCTATCGCCTGCATGGACGCGGCTTGCCGGGGCGTCCCGATTTAGTCCTTGCTGGCAAGCGAACCGTCATTTTCGTTCATGGTTGTTTTTGGCATCGGCATCGAGGCTGTGTGAAGGCCACGACACCGAAAACAAATGCCGAGTTTTGGCGCGCGAAATTTCAGGCAAATCGTCGACGTGATAGAGCGATTGAACGCCGTTTGGCTAACGATGACTGGCGCGTTATTGTTGTTTGGGAATGCGAGTCGAGGAATGTGCCCAAGTTAGCGATTCGCCTCAGCCGAGAATTGGAAAGCGTTGAATGAAAACCGTTGAACTTTTTGCGGGAATTGGCGGTTTTCGGATCGCTGCCGACCGCTTGGGATTTGAAACGGTTTGGGTCAACGATGTCTGCCCAAAGGCTTGCAAGGTTTACCAGACCAATTTCGGAGCTAA
The sequence above is drawn from the Pirellulales bacterium genome and encodes:
- the vsr gene encoding DNA mismatch endonuclease Vsr, translating into MDTLTSTQRSELMSLVRSKDTKPEIAVRRLVHSMGYRYRLHGRGLPGRPDLVLAGKRTVIFVHGCFWHRHRGCVKATTPKTNAEFWRAKFQANRRRDRAIERRLANDDWRVIVVWECESRNVPKLAIRLSRELESVE